One genomic region from Athalia rosae chromosome 3, iyAthRosa1.1, whole genome shotgun sequence encodes:
- the LOC105690092 gene encoding cilia- and flagella-associated protein 36 isoform X1, whose protein sequence is MGEKDDSAWVFDSLVGFLEGPIWSAPLLSFIEEKSLVFEKETEDSEEYRQVYQEYKNLVDLLLGCFMEDMGISPEQFEHACSLNQNTKMPIQFQQSLFEQIWAANEYEIFKKMMTQKNLELQLQALNLIEQRFGLTPASLMYDTEGLHDLVMKKLQHEPIIGDQANNDSELEWNGRIHGFSTSGCSEPKQSKVEQIVNVESLGLERSDVMQPILQKKLFEGKERVEKLLDASIDIGQQSISVMSGGESNTASEKEIRRRHEYLKTQRDKLVLRKKEVRSKRLKANATDRPGSARVAAEASLKGNQELEVPQLLESSKLLVRKALAARLKAEVVQK, encoded by the exons atggGAGAAAAGGATGACAGTGCCTGGGTATTTGACTCACTGGTTGGGTTTTTAGAAGGACCAATTTGGTCCGCACCTCTGCTGTCATtcatagaagaaaaatcactcg TATTTGAAAAGGAAACTGAGGACAGTGAAGAATATCGTCAGGTGTACCAGGAGTACAAAAACTTGGTGGATCTTCTTCTTGGATGTTTCATGGAAGACATGGGAATATCTCCTGAGCAATTCGAGCACGCTTGTTCTTTGAACCAAAATACTAAAATGCCCATCCAATTTCAACAA AGTCTCTTCGAACAGATATGGGCTGCCAATGAGTatgagattttcaaaaaaatgatgacaCAAAAGAATTTAGAACTGCAGCTGCAGGCTTTAAATTTGATCGAACAAAGATTTGGACTAACACCAGCATCACTGATGTACGATACGGAGGGTTTGCATGACctagtgatgaaaaaattgcagcA TGAGCCCATTATAGGGGATCAGGCAAACAACGATTCAGAATTAGAATGGAACGGTAGGATCCATGGATTTTCTACCAGTGGTTGTTCAGAACCCAAGCAGAGCAAGGTTGAACAAATCGTTAATGTAGAGTCCTTGGGATTGGAGAGATCTGATGTCATGCAGCCGATACTACAGAAGAAACtttttgaaggaaaagaaagagtaGAGAAACTGCTGGATGCAAGCATCGACATCGGCCAACAA AGTATTTCTGTAATGAGTGGAGGTGAATCCAACACG GCCAGCGAAAAGGAAATAAGGAGACGGCACGAATACTTGAAGACACAGCGAGATAAGTTGGTGTTGAGGAAGAAAGAAGTTCGTAGCAAACGGCTCAAGGCTAATGCAACCGATCGCCCCGGTTCAGCAAGAGTCGCTGCGGAGGCTTCTTTGAAGGGGAATCAAGAATTGGAGGTCCCACAACTCTTGGAATCCTCAAAACTACTGGTTCGCAAAGCTCTGGCTGCGCGGCTGAAAGCTGAGGTAGTTCAGAAGTGA
- the LOC105690092 gene encoding cilia- and flagella-associated protein 36 isoform X2 codes for MGEKDDSAWVFDSLVGFLEGPIWSAPLLSFIEEKSLVFEKETEDSEEYRQVYQEYKNLVDLLLGCFMEDMGISPEQFEHACSLNQNTKMPIQFQQIWAANEYEIFKKMMTQKNLELQLQALNLIEQRFGLTPASLMYDTEGLHDLVMKKLQHEPIIGDQANNDSELEWNGRIHGFSTSGCSEPKQSKVEQIVNVESLGLERSDVMQPILQKKLFEGKERVEKLLDASIDIGQQSISVMSGGESNTASEKEIRRRHEYLKTQRDKLVLRKKEVRSKRLKANATDRPGSARVAAEASLKGNQELEVPQLLESSKLLVRKALAARLKAEVVQK; via the exons atggGAGAAAAGGATGACAGTGCCTGGGTATTTGACTCACTGGTTGGGTTTTTAGAAGGACCAATTTGGTCCGCACCTCTGCTGTCATtcatagaagaaaaatcactcg TATTTGAAAAGGAAACTGAGGACAGTGAAGAATATCGTCAGGTGTACCAGGAGTACAAAAACTTGGTGGATCTTCTTCTTGGATGTTTCATGGAAGACATGGGAATATCTCCTGAGCAATTCGAGCACGCTTGTTCTTTGAACCAAAATACTAAAATGCCCATCCAATTTCAACAA ATATGGGCTGCCAATGAGTatgagattttcaaaaaaatgatgacaCAAAAGAATTTAGAACTGCAGCTGCAGGCTTTAAATTTGATCGAACAAAGATTTGGACTAACACCAGCATCACTGATGTACGATACGGAGGGTTTGCATGACctagtgatgaaaaaattgcagcA TGAGCCCATTATAGGGGATCAGGCAAACAACGATTCAGAATTAGAATGGAACGGTAGGATCCATGGATTTTCTACCAGTGGTTGTTCAGAACCCAAGCAGAGCAAGGTTGAACAAATCGTTAATGTAGAGTCCTTGGGATTGGAGAGATCTGATGTCATGCAGCCGATACTACAGAAGAAACtttttgaaggaaaagaaagagtaGAGAAACTGCTGGATGCAAGCATCGACATCGGCCAACAA AGTATTTCTGTAATGAGTGGAGGTGAATCCAACACG GCCAGCGAAAAGGAAATAAGGAGACGGCACGAATACTTGAAGACACAGCGAGATAAGTTGGTGTTGAGGAAGAAAGAAGTTCGTAGCAAACGGCTCAAGGCTAATGCAACCGATCGCCCCGGTTCAGCAAGAGTCGCTGCGGAGGCTTCTTTGAAGGGGAATCAAGAATTGGAGGTCCCACAACTCTTGGAATCCTCAAAACTACTGGTTCGCAAAGCTCTGGCTGCGCGGCTGAAAGCTGAGGTAGTTCAGAAGTGA